The window CGAGATGAGGAGGCAGGCCTCATCGAAGTAGCAAAGCCCATGGGAGTCATCGCAGCTGCGACTCCGTGCACTAACCCGGTTGTAACACCCATGTGCAATGCCATGTTCGCAGTCAAATGCCAGAATACCATTATCATAGCCCCTCACCCCCGCGGTAAAAAATGTGCTATGGAGCTGGCAGATCTTTATTATAAGGAGTTAGACCGTATGGGTGTTCCCAGAGATATCTTTCTGGTAATAGAAGAGCCTACCATTGATATGACCACGGAACTGATGTCAGCCTGCGATGCTGTCATAGCAACCGGAGGTATGGGGGTTGTGAAATCTGCTTATTCCAGCGGAAAACCAAGCTATGGGGTTGGGCCTGGAAATGTCCAGGGACTGATTGATGAAGGAATCGATTACAAGGCAGCAGCAGGCCGTATGATAGCCAGCCGTATCTTTGATAATGGAATCATATGTTCCGGCACCCAGAGTATCATTGCTCCTGAAAAGGATTATGACTCCATTATCAGAGAGTTTGTGGATCAGGGAGCTTATTACATTGATGATCCGGCAGTAGTTGCCAGTCTGTCAGAGGTTGTATTCCCTGGCGGCGTTATTAATAAAAACGTGGTTGGCCAGTCGGTTAAGACTATCGCAGGATTGGCGGGCATTTCCATTCCTGAGGGAACAAAGGTCATTATCGTTAAACCGGAAAGACATGGTGCCGGCGTGGTGTGGAGTAAGGAAAAGATGTGCCCAATGATGGCGGCCTACAGCTATAAGACCTGGGAAGAGGCAGTGCAGATTGCTTATGATAACCTTTTGGTAGAAGGAGAAGGCCACTCGGCAGATATTCAGTCTGATGATAAAGCACATATCGAATATGCAGGTGTGAAGCTGCCTGTAAGCCGTGTGGTTGTGAACCAGACCTGTTCCAGCATGGCAGGGGGAGCTTTTGCAAATGCATTGAATCCTACCACAACGCTTGGCTGCGGAAGCTGGGGGAATAATGCCATCAGCGAGAATCTCTTCTATACCCACTTGATGAATAAGAGCCGTATCGCATTTGTCAGGAAAAATTGGAAACAGCCGTCTGATGAAGAAATTTTTGCATAGGAGAGTCCGTTTATGAAGGAAGTTATTTTAAAATCCCAGATTTCATATTACGAAACCTGTTCTGAATTCGCTGAGGATTTTAATCTGGGAAGCGATGATCTGGTACTGACCAATGAATACATATATAACCCGTATTTTGGTGCAATGGGCTTAAAGGTACATACAATCTTTCAGGAAACCTATGGTACAGGTGAGCCTACGGATGTCATGGTGGACGCGATTTTAGAAGCAGCAGCAAAGACTGACTGCAAACGGATCGTCGCCATAGGCGGAGGCACGGTAATTGATATTGCAAAGATTCTGGCCGTGTCAGCAGGAGAATCCATGGATTCTCTTTATAAGGCGCCGGAGAAGATTGAAAAGAAACGAGACCTGGTGATTCTTCCTACGACCTGCGGGACTGGAAGTGAAGTGACCAATATTTCCATCATTAACCGGACCAGACTGGGGACTAAGGTAGGCTTGGTATCTCCTCATATGTATGCGGATGACGCGGTGCTTGTACCGGAGCTTCTTATTGGACTTCCCTTTGGGGTGTTTGCCGCCAGCTCCATTGATGCACTGGTTCATGCAGTGGAATCCAGCCTTTCTCCAAAGGCCACCCCTTATACAAAGCTGTTTGGTTACAAAGCAATTGAGATGATTATCAGGGGATATCAGAAGATTGCGGCAGAGGGAAGAGAAGCAAGGATACCGATTATGAAGGATTTCCTGATTGCAAGCAACTATGCTGGAATTGCTTTTGGAACTGCTGGATGTGCGGCTGTTCATGCCACCAGCTATCCGCTTGGAGGGACTTATCATGTGGCTCATGGAGAAAGCAATTATGCCATGTTTACAGGCGTTCTGAAAAATTATATGGAAATACGCCGGGATGGAGAAATTGCCGTGATGAACCAGCGCCTGGCAAAGCTCTTGGGGTGCGGTACCAAAAACGTTTATGACAAGCTGGATGAGCTTCTTGGGACGATTCTTCCTAAAAAGCCTCTTCATGAATACGGCGTAAAACCGGAAGATCTTGAGGTGTTTACAAAGTGTGTCATGGAGCAGCAGGGAAGGCTTATGGCAAATAATTTTGTGCCTTTAGATGGGCAAAGAGTCCTTAAGATTTACAAGGAGCTATTTTGATCTTAATGGTGCAGTCACGCTTTGAAAGGCTGGAAGACAGCCTGCAAAGTTAAAAAAGGAGAAGATGGTTATGGCTTTGATGACAGGGGAAGAGTATGTGGAAAGTATGCGCAGGATGAATCTGAATGTTTACATGTTTGGGAAAAAAATTGATAATCCCATTGACAATCCGATTTTAAGACCGTCACTTAATTCTGTAAAGGCCACTTATGATCTGGCCCAGATGCCGGAATATGAAGATTTAATGACAGTGACTTTAGAGGATGGGCGCAAGATCAACCGGTTTGCAAATATCCACAGAAGTACGGATGATCTGATGAAAAAAGTAAAGATGCAGAGACTTTGCGGCCAGAAGACGGCTTCCTGCTTTCAGCGTTGTGTAGGTATGGATGCATTTAATGCGGAATGGTCCACCACCTATGAGATTGATAAAAAGCATGGAACCCATTATCACGAGAATTTCAAAAAATATTTAAGAATGGTTCAGGATGAAGATTTAACCGTGGACGGAGCCATGACGGATCCAAAGGGTGACAGGGGACTGGCTCCTCATGATCAGCCGGATCAGGATATGTATTTGAGAGTGGTGGAGCGAAAAAACGACGGGATCGTTGTAAGAGGCGCCAAAGCACATCAGACCGGTATTATCAATTCCCAGGAAGTAATTGTAATGCCTACCGTTGCCATGGGCCCTGATGATAAGGATTATGCGGTATCCTTTGCGGTCCCAACGGATGCGGCCGGAATCACAATGATAATCGGAAGACAGTCCTGCGATACCAGAAAGCTGGAGGGAAGCCAGATCGATGTGGGCAACAGCGAATTCGGAGGAGTGGAAGCGCTGGTTGTATTTGACGATGTATTTGTTCCCAATGACCGCATCTTCCTGGATGGAGAATATGAATTTGCAGGTGTTCTGGTGGAGCGTTTTGCAGGATACCACAGACAGTCCTACGGCGGGTGTAAGGTAGGCGTAGGGGATGTTTTAATCGGTGCCACCGCTTTGGCGGCAGATTACAATGGGGTGCCTAAGGCTTCCCATATCAAGGATAAGCTGATTGAAATGACTCATTTAAATGAAACCCTGTATTGCTGCGGCATTGCCTGTTCCGCAGAAGGGACTCCAACAGAATCCGGAAATTACATCATTGACCTTCTTCTGGCCAATGTATGTAAGCAGAACGTTACCAGATTCCCGTATGAAATTGCACGTCTGGCAGAAGACATTGCCGGAGGCCTTATGGTAACGGCGCCGTCTGAAAAGGATTTGAATGATCCTGTCATCGGAGGCTATGTGGAGAAGTACTTAAAGGGAGTTGAGGGAGTCTCTACAGAAAACCGTTTAAGGATTCTGCGCCTGATTGAAAATATGACCCTTGGCACAGCGGCCGTGGGATACAGAACCGAGTCTCTCCATGGTGCCGGTTCTCCCCAGGCACAGAGAATCATGATTTCCCGCCAGGGCAACATTGGAAGAAAGAAAGAGCTTGCTAAAGCCATAGCCAAAATTGAGGATTAAATAAAAGCCTGAATGTATGCGGCTTATTGAGGTAGAATATCCGCCATAAACATATGGGACTGGATTTATGGCGGATATTTTTATAATAAAATATTGTGCCGGGGAGGTTACGTAAGTATGAACTGGAAAGAGATATATCTATCGAGACTTAAAACCATGGAAGAAGCAGTGCAGATCATAAAATCCGGTGACCGTGTGGTAATTGGTCATGCAGTAGGGGAACCGATGAAGCTGGTCGACACAATGGTGGATTATGCGGTAAAGGCTGATTTAAAAGGCATTGAAATTTTTCAGCAGGTGGATATGGGGCATTCCCTTTATGCACAGCCTGGCATGGAAAAGCATTTCAGAGAAAACAGCCTGTTTTTGGGAGCAAAAACGAGAGACTGCGTAAACAGCGGCCGCGGGGATTTTACGCCATGCTATTTTTACCAGACTCCTTACTTTTATCAGAATGTGAAGAAGCCTGATGTGGTTCTGGTTACCTTATCCCTGCCTGATGAACATGGCTATTGCAGCTTTGGAGTATCCTGCGATTATACAAAGCCTGCAGCAGAGGCAGAAGGGGCAAAGGTGATCGCGGTCGTCAACCCCAATATGCCAAAGACCCTGGGAAACAGCTTTATTCATGTGAGTGATATTGATGTGATTGCAGAGGATGATACTCCGATTCCGGAGCTTGGGCTTCCTCACATCGGCGATGTTGAGATGGCAATCGGAGAGCATATTGCATCTTTGGTGCATGACGGTGACTGTCTGCAGCTTGGAATCGGAGCCATTCCGGATGCGGTTTTAAAATTCCTTGGAAATAAGAAAAATCTTGGCATTCATTCTGAGATGATTTCAGATGGTGTGATTGACCTTTATGAGCATGGAGTAATTAATTGCAGCGCAAAGAATTTTAATAGGGATAAAATGGTGGTATCGTTTCTTATGGGAACCCGGAAGCTCTATGATTTTGCAGACGATAATCCCGGCCTGTACATGGCGCCGGTGGATTATGTCAATCATCCTGCGATCATTGGAAGAAATGATAATCTGGTTTCCATTAACTCGTCGGTGGAAGTAAATCTTATGGGAGAGGCCTGCTCTGAGGCCATGGGCTTAAAGCAGTTTTCCGGAATCGGCGGGCAGGTCGATTTTATCCGAGGAGCCTCTTTTTCGAAAGGAGGAAGAGCTATATTGGCATTTCCTGCCACTGCGAAAAAAGGAACCATTTCAAAGATCGTGCCTTTCCTCACCCAGGGAGCTACGGTAACAACTTCCAGAAATGATGTGGATTATATTGTAACAGAATATGGAATTGCTAAAATGAAAGGCAATACCTTAAGAGAAAGAGCGCGTCAGCTGATCCATATTGCAGCGCCTCAGTTTAAGGACGGATTGGCGGAGGAATTTGAAAGACGTTTTGCCGAAAAATATCAGGAGGTGTAGCTACGTGGACTGGAAAAAGATCTATGCTTCAAAGGTGAAATCCCCTCAGGAGGCTGTAAAAATCATTCATTCAGGGGATACGGTGTTAATTGCTCATGCAGCAGCAGAACCGGATGGGCTTGTAAGTGCAATGGTTGATTATGCGGCTGAGAAGGATTTAAAGGGCATCCATATTGTTCAGCAGCATGATATGGGGGCCTGCAGGTTTTTTGAACCTGGTATGGAGAAACATTTTAAATATACTTCCCTGTTTGTAGGAGCGCGCAGCAGAAGCTATATAGCAGAGGGTAAGGGCGATTTCACTCCTTGCTTCTTCAACCGGATACCAAATTACGTAACCCAGACTGCTTCTGCGGATGTATTTTTAGTAACCTTATCAACGCCCGATGAACACGGTTACTGCAGCTACGGCCTTTCCTGTGACTTTGCGAAAGAAGTGGGAGAACAGCCGGGCACCAAGGTGATCGCAGCGGTCAATCCCAATATGCCAAGGGTCATGGGAGATAATTTTATTCATGTCAGCAATTTGGAAGCCATTGTGGAAAGCAATGAGCCGATTCATGAGCACGGCCGTCCGGTCATCGGAGCGGTTGAGGAAAAGATAGGAGAAAACATCGCCGGACTTGTGCGGGATGGAGACTGTCTCCAGTTAGGAATCGGAGCAATTCCGGATGCAGTCTTAAAATTCCTGGGAGATAAGAAAGATCTGGGGATTCATTCGGAAATGATTTCCGACGGCATCATTGATCTTTATGAAAAAGGTGCAATCACCGGGAAAAAGAAAAACATTGACAGAGAAAAAATGGTCATAACCTTTATGATGGGTACCAGAAGGCTGTATGATTTTGTACACGACAATCCTGCCATTTGCATGATGCCGGTCAGCTATGTGAACGATCCCTTTGTCATAAGCCAGAACGATAATGTGGTGTCCATAAATTCCGCATTGCAGATTGATCTCATGGGACAGGTATGTGCGGAAGCCATTGGTCTAAAGCAATATTCGGCAGTAGGCGGACAGATGGACTTTGTGAGAGGGGCTTCTGCCTCAAAGGGCGGCCGGTCAATCATTGCCTTTGGTGCTACCACAAAGGGTGGAACCATCTCTAAGATTGTGCCGTTTCTGACAGAGGGGGCAGCGGTTACCACCAGCAGAAACGATGTGGATTATATTGTGACGGAATATGGAATTGCCCATTTAAAAGGAAAATCCTTAAGGGAACGGGCAAGGGAACTGATAAAGATTGCTGCACCGGCCTTCCGGGAAGAATTATCCGGAGAATTTGAACGGCGATTTGGGGAAGTGCTTTTGGTGTAATGTAAATGGAGGAGGGGATATATGAATATCATTATGATTTCTAATTTGCTGGAAACGCTTATGATCGTATGCTTTGGCTTATCCTGGCCGTTTTCCATTCATAAGTCTTATGTGTCCAGAACGGCAAAAGGAAAAAGCCTTTCTTTTGAAGCCTTTATCTGGCTGGGATACATATTTGGAATTGTTAGAAAGTTTTTGCTGTACGGATCATCACCTGCTGGAAATGACTGGCTGTTTTTCTTATCCTGGTTCTTTTATTTTATGAATTTTATTGAAATCACATTCGATATGTGGCTTTATACCAGAAACGTAAAATTAGACAAAGAAAGAGAGCAGGGGAAGTAGGAGTACCAAGTGAAAGGCCCGGAATCAAATCCCGGGCCAGGAAACAAAGCTGTTCTGATTTTCCATGTATTAAAGCTGGTGGTGCAGTATTTTATGTGCCATGTCAAGCAGTTGGGGATTCGTTTCTTCTACTAAGATAATGTCGCGGATGGAAGGAAATGCTG of the Lacrimispora indolis DSM 755 genome contains:
- a CDS encoding aldehyde dehydrogenase family protein; the protein is MSQFIQSLVERSRKAQQILCTYDQEKTDEIVKMFAKVVFDHAQPLAKLAAEESRMGVYEDKITKNKGKSRIIWNSLKGKKSIGIIRRDEEAGLIEVAKPMGVIAAATPCTNPVVTPMCNAMFAVKCQNTIIIAPHPRGKKCAMELADLYYKELDRMGVPRDIFLVIEEPTIDMTTELMSACDAVIATGGMGVVKSAYSSGKPSYGVGPGNVQGLIDEGIDYKAAAGRMIASRIFDNGIICSGTQSIIAPEKDYDSIIREFVDQGAYYIDDPAVVASLSEVVFPGGVINKNVVGQSVKTIAGLAGISIPEGTKVIIVKPERHGAGVVWSKEKMCPMMAAYSYKTWEEAVQIAYDNLLVEGEGHSADIQSDDKAHIEYAGVKLPVSRVVVNQTCSSMAGGAFANALNPTTTLGCGSWGNNAISENLFYTHLMNKSRIAFVRKNWKQPSDEEIFA
- a CDS encoding 4-hydroxybutyrate dehydrogenase, yielding MKEVILKSQISYYETCSEFAEDFNLGSDDLVLTNEYIYNPYFGAMGLKVHTIFQETYGTGEPTDVMVDAILEAAAKTDCKRIVAIGGGTVIDIAKILAVSAGESMDSLYKAPEKIEKKRDLVILPTTCGTGSEVTNISIINRTRLGTKVGLVSPHMYADDAVLVPELLIGLPFGVFAASSIDALVHAVESSLSPKATPYTKLFGYKAIEMIIRGYQKIAAEGREARIPIMKDFLIASNYAGIAFGTAGCAAVHATSYPLGGTYHVAHGESNYAMFTGVLKNYMEIRRDGEIAVMNQRLAKLLGCGTKNVYDKLDELLGTILPKKPLHEYGVKPEDLEVFTKCVMEQQGRLMANNFVPLDGQRVLKIYKELF
- a CDS encoding 4-hydroxyphenylacetate 3-hydroxylase family protein → MALMTGEEYVESMRRMNLNVYMFGKKIDNPIDNPILRPSLNSVKATYDLAQMPEYEDLMTVTLEDGRKINRFANIHRSTDDLMKKVKMQRLCGQKTASCFQRCVGMDAFNAEWSTTYEIDKKHGTHYHENFKKYLRMVQDEDLTVDGAMTDPKGDRGLAPHDQPDQDMYLRVVERKNDGIVVRGAKAHQTGIINSQEVIVMPTVAMGPDDKDYAVSFAVPTDAAGITMIIGRQSCDTRKLEGSQIDVGNSEFGGVEALVVFDDVFVPNDRIFLDGEYEFAGVLVERFAGYHRQSYGGCKVGVGDVLIGATALAADYNGVPKASHIKDKLIEMTHLNETLYCCGIACSAEGTPTESGNYIIDLLLANVCKQNVTRFPYEIARLAEDIAGGLMVTAPSEKDLNDPVIGGYVEKYLKGVEGVSTENRLRILRLIENMTLGTAAVGYRTESLHGAGSPQAQRIMISRQGNIGRKKELAKAIAKIED
- a CDS encoding acetyl-CoA hydrolase/transferase family protein, whose protein sequence is MNWKEIYLSRLKTMEEAVQIIKSGDRVVIGHAVGEPMKLVDTMVDYAVKADLKGIEIFQQVDMGHSLYAQPGMEKHFRENSLFLGAKTRDCVNSGRGDFTPCYFYQTPYFYQNVKKPDVVLVTLSLPDEHGYCSFGVSCDYTKPAAEAEGAKVIAVVNPNMPKTLGNSFIHVSDIDVIAEDDTPIPELGLPHIGDVEMAIGEHIASLVHDGDCLQLGIGAIPDAVLKFLGNKKNLGIHSEMISDGVIDLYEHGVINCSAKNFNRDKMVVSFLMGTRKLYDFADDNPGLYMAPVDYVNHPAIIGRNDNLVSINSSVEVNLMGEACSEAMGLKQFSGIGGQVDFIRGASFSKGGRAILAFPATAKKGTISKIVPFLTQGATVTTSRNDVDYIVTEYGIAKMKGNTLRERARQLIHIAAPQFKDGLAEEFERRFAEKYQEV
- a CDS encoding acetyl-CoA hydrolase/transferase family protein, yielding MDWKKIYASKVKSPQEAVKIIHSGDTVLIAHAAAEPDGLVSAMVDYAAEKDLKGIHIVQQHDMGACRFFEPGMEKHFKYTSLFVGARSRSYIAEGKGDFTPCFFNRIPNYVTQTASADVFLVTLSTPDEHGYCSYGLSCDFAKEVGEQPGTKVIAAVNPNMPRVMGDNFIHVSNLEAIVESNEPIHEHGRPVIGAVEEKIGENIAGLVRDGDCLQLGIGAIPDAVLKFLGDKKDLGIHSEMISDGIIDLYEKGAITGKKKNIDREKMVITFMMGTRRLYDFVHDNPAICMMPVSYVNDPFVISQNDNVVSINSALQIDLMGQVCAEAIGLKQYSAVGGQMDFVRGASASKGGRSIIAFGATTKGGTISKIVPFLTEGAAVTTSRNDVDYIVTEYGIAHLKGKSLRERARELIKIAAPAFREELSGEFERRFGEVLLV